Within Paeniglutamicibacter psychrophenolicus, the genomic segment GCCCATCAGCGACTGCACGATCAGCCCGCCCTTGATCACCATCTCCGGTTTCACACCGAAGAAGGCCGGATCCCAGAGCACCAGGTCGGCGAATTTGCCTTCCTCGATGCTGCCGATGGAATCGGAGATGCCGTGGGCGATCGCCGGGTTGATGGTGTACTTCGCCACGAAGCGCTTGATCCGGAAGTTGTCCCCGACCTCCGGGTCGCCCTCCAGCTTGCCGCGCTGGCGCTTCATGGCGTCGGCGACCTGCCAGGTGCGCAGCACCGTCTCCCCGACGCGTCCCATGGCCTGGGAGTCGGAGGAGGTCATGGAGAACACGCCCATGTCGTGCAGCACGTCCTCCGCGGCGATGGTCTCGGCGCGGATGCGCGAGTCGGCAAAGGCCACGTCCTCGGGGATGTCGGCGTTGAGGTGGTGTGCCACCATGAGCATGTCGAGGTGCTCGTCCACCGTGTTGTTCGTGTACGGCAGGGTCGGGTTGGTGGAGGCCGGCAGCACGTTGGGCAGGCCCGCCATGCGGATGATGTCCGGTGCGTGCCCGCCGCCGGCGCCCTCGGTGTGGAAGGTGTGGATGACGCGGCCGTCGATGGCCTCGATGGTGTCCTCGACGAAGCCGCATTCGTTCAGCGTGTCGGCGTGGATGGCGATCTGCACGTCGAATTCGTCGGCGATCTTCAGGGAGTTGTCGATCGAGGAATGGGTTGCTCCCCAGTCCTCGTGGATCTTCAGGCCGATGGCTCCGGCCCTGATCTGCTCGGCCAGCGGTGCTCGCGCGCTGGCGTGGCCCTTGCCCAGGAAGCCGATGTTCATCGGCAGGTTTTCCACGGCCTGCAGCATCCGGGCGATGTGCCAAGGGCCGGGGGTCACGGTGGTCGCCTTGGATGCGTCGGAGGGCCCGGCGCCGCCGCCGATCATGGTGGTGACGCCGGAGGCCAGCGCCACGGGGATCTGCTGTGGGCTCACGAAGTGCACGTGGGTGTCGATGGCCCCGGCGGTGAGGATCTTGTGTTCACCGGCAATGATGTCGGTGGCTGCACCGATGGTGATGTTGACCCCGTTGGTGATGTCCGGGTTGCCGGCCTTGCCGATCTTGAAGATGTGCCCGTCGCGCAGGGCCACGTCGGCCTTGTAGATGCCGGTGTAGTCCAGCACCACCACGTTGGTGATGACGGTGTCCGGGATGTCCTGGTCGCGGGTCATCTGGCCGTTTTGGCCCATGCCATCGCGAATGACCTTGCCGCCGCCGAATACGACCTCGTCGCCGTAGTTGGTGTAGTCGTGCTCGATCTCGGCCAGCAGCTCGGTGTCTGCCAGGCGAATGGCGTCCCCGGTGGTAGGCCCGTACATTTCCGCATAGTGCTTGCGGCTCATCTCGAAGCTCATGCCTGGTCCTCCTCCTTCGTCTCTTCCTTCGAAGCCGACTCGGCTTCCGCCTTTTCGCTTTCCTCGGTTGCGCGGCGCACCTCGTCGGGGTGCGGCGGCAGGGATTCGTCGACCTCGTCGACGCCGAAGTCGGTGTGGAAGCCCACCGATTCGCGGCCCAGGTTCGGCAGGTCGATGTCGTAGTCGGAAACAATTTCCGCTTCGGTCACCGGGTTGATGCCGGCGGAACCGCCAATGGCCTCGGTTTCGACCGCGGGGATGGTTTCGCCCAGCGGCCCGTTCACCCGGTCCTGGAATCCGTAGACGTGGCGGCGGCCGGAGAATTCGACCAGGTGGACGGTCTTGGCGTCCCCGGGCTCGAAACGCACAGCGGTGCCGGCGGGAATGTCCAGGCGGAAGCCTCGGGCGGCGACCCGGTCCAGGTCCAGCTGCGGGTTGACCTCGGCGAAGTGGTAATGCGATCCGACCTGGATGGGGCGGTCCCCGTGGTTGACCAGGTTCAGGATTCGGGTTTCGAGCTCCGAATTGCAGAGCACGGGCTCGTCACGCAGGATGTATTCTCCCGGTTTCATGATCTTCTCTCCCTTATGCCTAGCGAATCGGATTGTGGACGGTGACCAGCTTGGTTCCGTCGGGGAAGGTCGCTTCGACCTGCACGTCGGAAATCATGTCGGCGACCCCCTCCATGACCTGCTCACGGGTCAGGATGGTGGTTCCGTAGCTCATCAGGTCGGCCACCGTGCGCCCGTCCCGGGCACCTTCAATGAGTTCGTAGGTAATGATGGCGACGGACTCGGGGTGGTTGAGCAGCAGTCCGCGGGCCTGGCGGCGGCGCGCCAAATCGGCGGCAACAACCACCATGAGTTTCTCGTGCTCACGCGGGGTCAAATGCATCTAGGGCTCCAGTTCTCAACAGCGGTAATCATAAACGCCACCCGTTATCTTCAACCGGCGGGTAGATGCGCCGGGAGGTCCGTGGATATCGCAAGAATAGCAGAAGAAAACCGGCAATCAGCCGCCGATTCGGGCGGCGCGCCAGCACCGTGGTCCACCCGTGGTTCCCCACCCGTGGGCGGCGGCCCCGCCAAGACGTCCAATCCGTTGCTGACCTCGGCATATAACACGCGTCCCGCGGTTTCCACCCTTGGTGAAACCCGCGGGACGCGTGGCTTTGGCCCGGTGGCGCGGACGGGCCTAGAGCCCCAGTTCGTCCTTGCCGAAGGCGAAGAGGTACGGCACCCCGGCCTCGGCCTCGATGCGCTCCTTGGAGCCGGTGTCGCGGTCAACGATCACTGCCACGGCAACGACGTTGCCGCCGGCCTTGCGGACGCCCTCGACGGCGGTCAGCGCGGAGCCGCCGGTGGTCGAGGTGTCTTCCAGGACAACGACGTTGCGGCCCTCGACCGAGGGCCCCTCGACCTGGCGGCCCATGCCGTAGGACTTCTGTGCCTTGCGCACCACGAACGCGTCGATCGCACGTCCGTTGTGTCCGGCGGCGTGCATCAGTGCGGTGCCCACCGGGTCGGCGCCCATGGTCAGGCCTCCGGCGTTGGTGAAGTCGATGCCGGCCGCATCGAGCATTTCGAGCATGACCGAGCCGACCAGCGGCGCGGCCTCGTGGTGCAAGGTGATGCGGCGTAGGTCGATGTAGTAGTCGGCCTCCTTGCCGGAGGAAAGGATGACCTTGCCGTGGACCACGGCAAGTTCCTTGATGAGTTCGAGCAGGCGTGCGCGGGCAGCAGTGTTGGTCATGGGTCCAATTCTAGTTTGGAGTTCGGCCCTCCCGCGTTCGCCGTGCCCGCATGTCCCCCGGGCCTGCGAAGCTCCGGTCCCGGCCGGCCTGGGGTGGCGGCGCCGGGATCCCGCTACAGACAGGCAGGTGGTCCCGGGGTTAGGGTGGGGACATGACCGATTCTCGCCCTTTGGGTTACTGGCTTAAATTGGTTGACTCGCTCATTTCCGAGCAGTTCGCCAACTCCCTCGAAGAGCACGGCGTCACGCGCCGGCAATGGCAATTACTCAATGTCCTCTCGCTGGGACCGGCCACCGGCGGGGAGCTCACCGCGGCGCTCGCCCCGTTCTTCGGCGAGGCCCAGGCCGAGGACGAACCGACCAGCCCGTCCGAGCACCTGGCGGAACTGGTGGAATCGGGCTGGATTGCCGAGGAAGGGCACACCTTCACGCTCACCGAGCGCGGAGCGGTGTCGCTGGATCGGCTGACCGAGATCGTCGACGAAATGCGCGAGGAGTCCAGCGCGGGGATCACCTCCGAGGAATACTCCACCACCGTCGACTCCCTGAAGAAGATGGCCGTCAACCTCGGCTGGGACCCCGACAAGCCTCCGGCCGACGTCTAGGGCAATGCTCCCGAGGTCTCGTCCCGGGGACGGGATAGGCTTGGGGCATGCGCGAACTACAGGCCGTCATCATCAAGGAAATGGGTGTCAAGCCCCGGATCGATCCCGCCGCGGAGGTCCGTGCACGCATTGATTTCCTCAAGGAGTACCTCCTTGCCACGCACACCAACGGGTTTGTGCTGGGCATTTCCGGAGGGCTGGACTCCACCCTGGCCGGGCGCCTGGCCCAGCTCGCTGCCGAGGAACTGCGCGCCGCGGGAACCGATGCCAGGTTCGTGGCGGTGCGCCTTCCCTACGGCACCCAGCTCGACGAGGACGATGCGCAGGCCGCATTGGACTTCGTGGCCGCCGACGTGGAGCGGACCTTCAACGTCAAGGCCGGCGTCGATGGCCTCGAGTCGGCCTTCCACAAGGCCGTGGGCACCCCTACTTCCGATTTCAACAAGGGCAACATCAAGGCGCGCATGCGCATGATCGCCCAGTACACCCTGGCCGGCGAGGACAACCTGCTGGTCATCGGCACCGACCACGGTGCAGAGTCGGTCACCGGCTTCTTCACCAAGTTCGGGGACGGCGGAGCGGACCTCCTGCCGCTGTACGGACTGAACAAGCGCCAGAACCGCGAGCTGCTGCGGCACCTGGGCTCGCCGAAGCAATTGTGGGAGAAGGTCCCCACCGCCGACCTGCTCGACGGGCAGCCGCTGCGCACCGACGAAGACGAGCTGGGCATCACCTACGATCACATCGACGATTACCTGGAGGGTCGTGAGATCCCCCGGGACGCGGCGGAGAACATCGAGTCGAAGTTCCTGCGCTCGCGACACAAGCGCACCACCCCTGTCACCATCTTTGACACATGGTGGAAGAGCTAGGCCGTCCCTTGACTTCGCAAAGGATTGAGCCAGTGGAAAACACCGTGAACGACCAAGCATCGAGCACCGAAGACGCCGCGGCCGAGGAATTCCCGGATCCGACCGGCGAGCTGGTCCAGCCCATCATCCTGCTGGTGGACCGCGAGGAACCCTGCCCGGAGGACGAGGGCATTGCCGTTGCGGCATTGGCCTCGGTCAACGCGTTGCTGGCCAACCCGCGGCACCCGTATTGGCGGCCCTGGGCGCAGGGTGCCTTTGCCAAGAGCGTCCGCCGGGCCGACGCGAAGATGTTCGCAAAGGTCGCCGGGGAGTTCCCCGGACATGTCCTGGCCGAGGTCGGATCCGCACGGGCCATGGGGTTTGCCCCGATGCAGGCCGACTCGCTGCCCAAGCGCCTGGCCAAGCTCCAGGTTTCGGGAACCACGCTGCCGCCGGGCGAGCCCATGGAATCCACGACGGTGCGCATTGCGCTGAACGATTCGCTGGGGATGAGCACCGGGAAGGCCGCCGCACAGGCTGCCCACGCGCTGTTCGCCTGGGTCCTGGAGGGAAACCCGGAGGAGCTTGATGCCTGGCGGTCCTCCGGGTGCCCGCTGTCGATCCAGCGGCTGGATTCCAAGGCGTTCCGGAAGAACGCCCGCGCGGCCAGCGGTCCGGTGATCCGTGATGCCGGCCGGACCGAGATCACCCCGGGGTCGGCAACCGCCTTCGTCAGTGTGGGTTGACGAACGCCGAGTGTCCGGTGACGGCCCGGCCGACGATCAATGAATTGATCTCGTACGTGCCTTCATAGGTGTACAGGATTTCCACGTCCCCGAAGAGCTTGGCCATCTCGTAGTCGCTGGTCACGCCGTTGCCTCCCATCAGGGCGCGGCCCTTGGCCGCCGATTCGCGGGCAAGGCGGGTGGTGGTCGACTTGGCCATGGCGGCCTGGACCATTTCAAGTTGCCCGGTTTCCTGGATCCGGGCCACGTCCGCCATGAGGGAAAGGCTGGCCATGGCGTTGCCCAGGATTTCCGCCAGCGGCAGCTGCACCAGCTGGAACCCGGCAATGGGCGAACCGAACTGGGTGCGCGCCAGCGCGTAGTCGCGCGCGATGTCGAAGATCCCCAGTTGCACGCCGGCCGCCTGCCATCCGACCCAGGCACGCGAATGCTTGAGTAGTTCGTTGGCGGCCGCGAAGGTCCTGGCACCGGGGAGCCTGTTGCTTTCGGGCACCCGCACCGAGTCCAGCTTGATGTCGGCGTTCTGCATGATCCGCAGGCCGATCTTGTTGCAGATCTTGGTGGTGGTGAACCCGGGGCGGTCCGATTCGACGATGAAGGCCTTGATCTCGTTGTCCGTGGTGTCCCGGGCCCAGACCAGGGAAAAGTCCGCCATGGAGGCCGCACCGATCCAGCGCTTGGCGCCGCTGATGACCCATTCATCGCCCTCGCGGGTGGCGGTGGTGGACAGTCCCCCGGCGATGTCGGAGCCATGGTCGGGTTCGGTCAGTGCGAAGGAGCCCAGCGCGGTGAACCGGGCCAGCGCGGGCAGCCACCTCGCTTTCTGCTGGGTCGATCCCAGTTCCTGGATCATGCCGACGATCAATTCGTTGTGGATGCCGATCAGGGCCGAGAGTGAAACATCGGCGCGGGCGGCCTCGACATACACAAGTCCCTTGAACAGTTCGCTGCTGTCTTCCAGTTCGATTCCCCCGAGGCCGTATTCGGCCATCTCGCGCAGCAGGTGGTGCGGGAATTCCTCGCGGTTCCAGTAGTCGAGGGATTCGGGGCGCACCCGATCCTGCAGGAAGGCGCGGATGCCCCGCAAGCGGGTTCGTTCACCCGGTTCCAGCAGCTGCCAAATATGCATCAGGTCCACATCGGGAAATGGCAGCTTGTTGGCAGATGGCTCGCGGCCGGTTGTGGTGAGTGATGCGCTGGTCTCGCTCAGTGGCATGAGAGGGGTGACTCCTTGTCCGGTGAAATGGTTGGCTCGATGTTTGCAAGCCCTTCCAAACCCTTGGATATCAAAGTATATTTGCAAGTGATCCGAATCACTAGGTCTTCCTACTAATTGGGGGCCGGACGAAAGGACGGCAATGACGGTTACCGAAGAATTCCGTGCGGCACGCGACCGGCTCCTGGACTTGCGCACCAACTACACCGGCGCCCTGGCTGAGTTCCAGTGGCCGGCGTTCACCGAGTTCAACTTCGGTCTCGACTGGTTCGATGCGGTCGCCAAGGATTCCGCCCGCGCCGGCGCCAATGCCCTGGTCATTGTCGAGAAGGATGGCTCCTCGACCCGCCGCACCTGGGCCGAGCTTTCGGCCCGCTCCAGCCAGGTCGCCAACTGGATGCGCTCGATCGGGATGAAGCGCGGCGAAAAGATGATCGTCATGCTGGGGAACCGCGTGGAGCTCTGGGAAATCATGCTCGCCGGCATCAAGCTCGGCATGGTCATGATCCCCACCACCACGCAGATGACCCCCGCGGACCTGCAGGACAGGGTAGATCGGGGCGGGGCACGCTGGGCATTGGCCGGAACCGGGGACACCCAAAAATTCGACAAGCTCACCGGCGACTACACGGTCATCCACGTCGACGGCAACGCACCGTCCGGCGCCCTCGACTACAGCGACAGCGCCGGCCACCCGGCGGAATTTGTTCCCGAGGTTCCCACCAAGGCCGACGAAACCCTGCTGCTGTATTTCACCTCCGGCACGACCTCCAAGGCCAAGCTGGTCGAGCACACCCACACCTCCTATCCGGTCGGGCACCTGAGCACGATGTTCTGGATCGGGCTGGAGCCCGGGGATGTGCACTTGAATGTCGCTTCCCCGGGCTGGGCCAAGCACGCGTGGAGCAACTTCTTCGCCCCCTGGATCGCAGAGGCCACCGTCTTCCTCTACAACTACGACCGCTTCGACGCCAAGGCGCTCATGGCCCAGATGGACGCCGAATCCGTCACCAGCTTCTGCGCACCGCCCACGGTGTGGCGGCTGCTCATCCAGGCCGACCTCACGGCGCTGAAGAACCCGCCTACCAAGCTCGTCTCGGCCGGCGAGCCGCTGAACGCGGAGGTCATCGACCAGGTCAACCGCGCGTGGGGGCAAACGATCCGCGACGGCTTCGGACAGACCGAAACCACCGTGCAGATCGCCAACCCACCGGGGCTGCCGATCAAGATCGGAGCCATGGGCCGCCCCATGCCCGGCTACGACGTGGTCCTGATTGACCCGGCCACCGGCGCGGCCGGACGCGAGGGGGAAATCTGCCTGCGGCTGGATCCGCGCCCGCTGGGGCTGATGAAGTCGTACTACGGGGATGCGGAAAAGACCGCGGACGCCTTTCGTGACAGCGTTTACCACACCGGGGACATGGCCGAGATGGACGAACAGGGCGTCATCACCTATGTGGGGCGCGGGGATGACGTATTCAAGTCCAGCGACTACCGGCTCAGCCCCTTCGAGCTGGAGTCGGTGCTGATCCAGCACCCTGCGGTGGCCGAGGCGGCGGTGGTCCCGTCCCCCGATGCGCTGCGACTCTCCGTCCCCAAGGCCTTCGTTGTCGCCGCCGAGGGGTACGC encodes:
- the ureC gene encoding urease subunit alpha, with translation MSFEMSRKHYAEMYGPTTGDAIRLADTELLAEIEHDYTNYGDEVVFGGGKVIRDGMGQNGQMTRDQDIPDTVITNVVVLDYTGIYKADVALRDGHIFKIGKAGNPDITNGVNITIGAATDIIAGEHKILTAGAIDTHVHFVSPQQIPVALASGVTTMIGGGAGPSDASKATTVTPGPWHIARMLQAVENLPMNIGFLGKGHASARAPLAEQIRAGAIGLKIHEDWGATHSSIDNSLKIADEFDVQIAIHADTLNECGFVEDTIEAIDGRVIHTFHTEGAGGGHAPDIIRMAGLPNVLPASTNPTLPYTNNTVDEHLDMLMVAHHLNADIPEDVAFADSRIRAETIAAEDVLHDMGVFSMTSSDSQAMGRVGETVLRTWQVADAMKRQRGKLEGDPEVGDNFRIKRFVAKYTINPAIAHGISDSIGSIEEGKFADLVLWDPAFFGVKPEMVIKGGLIVQSLMGDANGSIPTPQPRTLRENFGALGTAVHQSSITFLSQAAIEEGVPERLRLRKVIRPVSGIRSLTKADMKFNGETPDIQVDPQTYQVTVDGVLATCEPSSVLPMAQRYFLF
- a CDS encoding urease subunit gamma, whose protein sequence is MHLTPREHEKLMVVVAADLARRRQARGLLLNHPESVAIITYELIEGARDGRTVADLMSYGTTILTREQVMEGVADMISDVQVEATFPDGTKLVTVHNPIR
- the pyrE gene encoding orotate phosphoribosyltransferase, with translation MTNTAARARLLELIKELAVVHGKVILSSGKEADYYIDLRRITLHHEAAPLVGSVMLEMLDAAGIDFTNAGGLTMGADPVGTALMHAAGHNGRAIDAFVVRKAQKSYGMGRQVEGPSVEGRNVVVLEDTSTTGGSALTAVEGVRKAGGNVVAVAVIVDRDTGSKERIEAEAGVPYLFAFGKDELGL
- a CDS encoding MarR family winged helix-turn-helix transcriptional regulator, giving the protein MTDSRPLGYWLKLVDSLISEQFANSLEEHGVTRRQWQLLNVLSLGPATGGELTAALAPFFGEAQAEDEPTSPSEHLAELVESGWIAEEGHTFTLTERGAVSLDRLTEIVDEMREESSAGITSEEYSTTVDSLKKMAVNLGWDPDKPPADV
- the nadE gene encoding ammonia-dependent NAD(+) synthetase, whose product is MRELQAVIIKEMGVKPRIDPAAEVRARIDFLKEYLLATHTNGFVLGISGGLDSTLAGRLAQLAAEELRAAGTDARFVAVRLPYGTQLDEDDAQAALDFVAADVERTFNVKAGVDGLESAFHKAVGTPTSDFNKGNIKARMRMIAQYTLAGEDNLLVIGTDHGAESVTGFFTKFGDGGADLLPLYGLNKRQNRELLRHLGSPKQLWEKVPTADLLDGQPLRTDEDELGITYDHIDDYLEGREIPRDAAENIESKFLRSRHKRTTPVTIFDTWWKS
- a CDS encoding peptidyl-tRNA hydrolase, translated to MENTVNDQASSTEDAAAEEFPDPTGELVQPIILLVDREEPCPEDEGIAVAALASVNALLANPRHPYWRPWAQGAFAKSVRRADAKMFAKVAGEFPGHVLAEVGSARAMGFAPMQADSLPKRLAKLQVSGTTLPPGEPMESTTVRIALNDSLGMSTGKAAAQAAHALFAWVLEGNPEELDAWRSSGCPLSIQRLDSKAFRKNARAASGPVIRDAGRTEITPGSATAFVSVG
- a CDS encoding acyl-CoA dehydrogenase family protein — protein: MPLSETSASLTTTGREPSANKLPFPDVDLMHIWQLLEPGERTRLRGIRAFLQDRVRPESLDYWNREEFPHHLLREMAEYGLGGIELEDSSELFKGLVYVEAARADVSLSALIGIHNELIVGMIQELGSTQQKARWLPALARFTALGSFALTEPDHGSDIAGGLSTTATREGDEWVISGAKRWIGAASMADFSLVWARDTTDNEIKAFIVESDRPGFTTTKICNKIGLRIMQNADIKLDSVRVPESNRLPGARTFAAANELLKHSRAWVGWQAAGVQLGIFDIARDYALARTQFGSPIAGFQLVQLPLAEILGNAMASLSLMADVARIQETGQLEMVQAAMAKSTTTRLARESAAKGRALMGGNGVTSDYEMAKLFGDVEILYTYEGTYEINSLIVGRAVTGHSAFVNPH
- a CDS encoding AMP-binding protein, translated to MTVTEEFRAARDRLLDLRTNYTGALAEFQWPAFTEFNFGLDWFDAVAKDSARAGANALVIVEKDGSSTRRTWAELSARSSQVANWMRSIGMKRGEKMIVMLGNRVELWEIMLAGIKLGMVMIPTTTQMTPADLQDRVDRGGARWALAGTGDTQKFDKLTGDYTVIHVDGNAPSGALDYSDSAGHPAEFVPEVPTKADETLLLYFTSGTTSKAKLVEHTHTSYPVGHLSTMFWIGLEPGDVHLNVASPGWAKHAWSNFFAPWIAEATVFLYNYDRFDAKALMAQMDAESVTSFCAPPTVWRLLIQADLTALKNPPTKLVSAGEPLNAEVIDQVNRAWGQTIRDGFGQTETTVQIANPPGLPIKIGAMGRPMPGYDVVLIDPATGAAGREGEICLRLDPRPLGLMKSYYGDAEKTADAFRDSVYHTGDMAEMDEQGVITYVGRGDDVFKSSDYRLSPFELESVLIQHPAVAEAAVVPSPDALRLSVPKAFVVAAEGYAPSAELAESILRHCRENLAPYKRIRRLEFADLPKTISGKIRRVELRRNEVARHEGTGGLEAQGMEYRDDDFPSLKS